Proteins encoded by one window of Sulfurospirillum tamanense:
- a CDS encoding DUF4160 domain-containing protein — MPTISMFYGIIIRMYCAPKEHNPPHIHVYYQDDKAIIDINTIELIDGKLPKNKLRLVLAWAELRHEELLADWKLAQNGELPFQIEPLK; from the coding sequence ATGCCAACTATATCAATGTTTTATGGGATAATTATCAGAATGTATTGTGCTCCAAAAGAACATAACCCTCCACATATTCATGTTTATTATCAAGATGATAAAGCTATCATAGACATAAATACGATTGAATTAATTGACGGGAAATTACCAAAAAATAAATTGAGATTAGTCTTAGCATGGGCAGAATTAAGACATGAAGAGTTATTGGCAGATTGGAAACTAGCTCAAAATGGTGAATTGCCGTTTCAAATCGAGCCTTTAAAATAG